A genome region from Stenotrophomonas maltophilia includes the following:
- the arr gene encoding NAD(+)--rifampin ADP-ribosyltransferase produces MTQDTEWTPVSHDTCDQVAGPFYHGTRADLAVGELLSAGFRSNYRDSVVMNHIYFTTIAKGAGLAAEMARGEGRPRVYVVEPTGPFEDDPNVTNKKFPGNPTRSYRSAQPLRIVGEIVEWELYDAEFVRQLKAFVASGSGEIIN; encoded by the coding sequence ATGACGCAGGACACCGAATGGACACCCGTTTCGCATGACACCTGCGACCAGGTCGCCGGGCCGTTCTATCACGGTACCCGCGCTGACCTCGCGGTGGGCGAACTGCTGAGCGCGGGCTTCAGGTCCAACTATCGCGACAGTGTGGTGATGAACCACATCTACTTCACCACGATTGCCAAGGGCGCCGGGCTGGCTGCGGAGATGGCCCGGGGTGAAGGGCGGCCGCGCGTGTATGTGGTGGAGCCGACCGGGCCGTTTGAGGACGACCCGAACGTGACCAACAAGAAGTTTCCCGGGAATCCGACGCGGTCGTATCGGAGTGCGCAGCCGTTGCGGATTGTGGGGGAGATTGTGGAGTGGGAGCTGTATGACGCGGAGTTCGTCCGGCAGTTGAAGGCGTTTGTTGCTTCGGGGAGTGGGGAGATCATCAATTGA
- a CDS encoding P-II family nitrogen regulator codes for MKMVMAVIKPFKLDDVREALAERGVTGITVTEVKGFGRQKGHTELYRGAEYVVDFLPKVKLEVAVTDDQVEAVVEAIVKAAGTGKIGDGKVFVYDLGSVVRIRTGELDADAL; via the coding sequence ATGAAGATGGTCATGGCGGTGATCAAGCCGTTCAAGCTCGACGACGTGCGCGAAGCGCTGGCCGAGCGTGGGGTCACCGGGATCACGGTGACGGAAGTGAAGGGCTTTGGTCGCCAGAAGGGCCATACCGAGCTGTACCGTGGCGCGGAGTATGTGGTCGATTTCCTGCCGAAGGTGAAGCTGGAAGTGGCGGTGACCGATGACCAGGTGGAGGCCGTGGTTGAGGCCATCGTGAAGGCCGCGGGCACCGGCAAGATTGGTGACGGCAAGGTGTTCGTGTACGACCTGGGCAGCGTGGTGCGTATCCGTACCGGTGAACTGGACGCGGACGCGTTGTAA
- a CDS encoding ImmA/IrrE family metallo-endopeptidase — protein MQSLALEAANIFKWDDPITEVRGEAINNFDGALFPDDGRKRWLLLYNSALRSLGRIKFTQAHELGHYLLHRHERECFQCTDEDMVDLDLDERDIEAEADYFASTLLMPLDDFRAQMGTEASLDAISGCADRYGVSLTAALLRWIGYTDHNAVVVIHRDGYVLKSKASQSAFRSGAFFPSRRKVIAVPDAVLASSDVPKNTTGVETDAKLWFPYVASGTSLREMKVTADHYDFAISLLVLPRGTSAWKPRCSDKA, from the coding sequence GTGCAGAGCCTGGCGTTGGAGGCCGCGAACATCTTCAAGTGGGATGACCCCATCACCGAAGTGCGTGGGGAGGCGATCAACAACTTCGACGGCGCTCTGTTCCCGGATGACGGGCGCAAACGCTGGCTTCTTCTGTACAACAGTGCCCTAAGGTCACTCGGCAGGATCAAGTTCACCCAGGCTCACGAACTAGGGCACTATTTATTACACCGCCATGAACGCGAGTGCTTTCAGTGCACCGATGAAGATATGGTCGATCTCGACTTGGATGAACGGGATATTGAAGCCGAGGCGGACTACTTCGCGTCGACATTGTTGATGCCGCTAGACGACTTTCGTGCGCAGATGGGCACTGAGGCTAGTCTTGATGCCATAAGCGGTTGTGCCGATAGATACGGCGTATCTTTGACTGCAGCACTACTTCGCTGGATTGGTTACACAGACCACAACGCTGTGGTAGTTATTCACCGCGATGGGTACGTCCTGAAGTCCAAAGCAAGCCAGTCCGCGTTTCGTAGCGGGGCGTTCTTCCCGTCGCGGCGCAAGGTCATCGCAGTCCCAGACGCTGTACTTGCGTCTAGTGACGTGCCGAAGAACACGACGGGCGTTGAAACGGACGCTAAGCTCTGGTTTCCATATGTGGCAAGTGGAACAAGTCTTCGTGAAATGAAGGTCACTGCCGACCACTATGACTTCGCCATCTCACTCTTGGTTCTGCCACGAGGGACCTCTGCTTGGAAGCCGCGCTGCTCAGACAAGGCATGA
- the ubiK gene encoding ubiquinone biosynthesis accessory factor UbiK — translation MIDLNQIDDLARRLSDLVPPGLRESREELQATFKSALQAGLAKLDLVTREEFEVQRAVLLKTREKLDALEQAVRELEGPGAAE, via the coding sequence ATGATCGACCTGAACCAAATCGATGACCTTGCACGTCGCCTCAGCGACCTGGTGCCGCCGGGCCTGCGCGAATCGCGCGAGGAGCTGCAGGCCACCTTCAAGAGCGCGCTGCAGGCCGGCCTGGCCAAGCTCGACCTGGTCACCCGCGAGGAATTCGAAGTGCAGCGCGCCGTGCTGCTGAAGACCCGCGAGAAGCTGGACGCGCTGGAACAGGCCGTACGCGAGCTGGAAGGCCCCGGCGCCGCAGAATGA
- a CDS encoding RIO1 family regulatory kinase/ATPase — MYLPVTPPSSCGDDAATPLLLKRGERFLAPDVYRTCLDGREAVIKDYSRYRGTPLSPVARLMVRREARMLQRLGGWKHAPALLGTLGGLALGMEFIPGQTLSSAQAVGNEVFEQLQHALSRLHAAGITHNDLHGTNVVVSGGVPVLLDFTSAWRAPRWLRRNPLSRQMRRSDMKNLLKIRQRVTGQAPSAAQAALVADPGWVAAVRQGWKRFYTWAKRR, encoded by the coding sequence ATGTACCTCCCTGTTACTCCCCCCTCCTCCTGCGGCGATGACGCCGCAACGCCGCTGCTGCTCAAGCGCGGCGAACGTTTCCTGGCCCCCGATGTCTACCGCACCTGCCTGGACGGGCGCGAGGCGGTCATCAAGGACTACTCCCGTTATCGCGGCACCCCGCTGTCGCCCGTCGCCCGGCTGATGGTCCGCCGCGAGGCGCGCATGCTGCAGCGCCTGGGCGGCTGGAAGCACGCCCCGGCCCTGCTCGGCACCCTCGGTGGCCTGGCACTGGGCATGGAATTCATTCCCGGCCAGACGCTCAGCAGCGCACAGGCCGTGGGCAATGAAGTGTTCGAGCAGCTGCAGCACGCGCTCAGCCGCCTGCACGCCGCCGGCATCACCCACAACGACCTGCATGGCACCAACGTGGTGGTCAGCGGCGGCGTGCCGGTGCTGCTGGACTTCACCTCGGCCTGGCGCGCCCCGCGCTGGCTGCGCCGCAACCCGCTGAGCCGGCAGATGCGCCGCAGCGACATGAAGAACCTGCTGAAGATCCGCCAGCGCGTGACCGGCCAAGCGCCGAGTGCTGCGCAGGCCGCGCTGGTGGCCGACCCGGGCTGGGTAGCTGCAGTGCGGCAGGGCTGGAAGCGGTTCTACACGTGGGCGAAGCGGCGGTAG
- a CDS encoding helix-turn-helix domain-containing protein gives MNKALQTKVKDLRKKSGLTLDALADATGISKSYLWEIENRKEAPSPSAEKLGAIAGVFGVTVDFLLHEETGSPEERHLDEAFFRNYSNLEPEDRERVRKIVDSFRKG, from the coding sequence ATGAACAAAGCCCTTCAGACCAAGGTCAAAGATCTTCGGAAAAAGTCCGGCCTCACACTCGACGCCTTGGCGGATGCGACTGGCATCAGTAAGAGCTATTTGTGGGAGATAGAGAATCGCAAGGAAGCTCCCAGTCCCTCAGCTGAGAAGCTTGGTGCGATCGCTGGCGTCTTTGGCGTTACGGTCGACTTCCTGCTTCACGAAGAAACCGGGAGCCCGGAGGAGAGGCACTTGGATGAAGCCTTCTTCCGCAATTACAGCAACCTTGAGCCGGAGGACAGGGAACGTGTCAGGAAGATCGTCGACAGCTTCAGAAAGGGATAG